ACTATTCGCGCCTGCTTAACTCAATTGAATCTTGCTAATATCTACCTGGGAATTGCTCAGGGAGCCTTTGAAGCTGCTAAAACGTATACTTCCACTAATACAAAACCTTGGCTGACATCAGGTGTAGAGAGTGCAACCAAAGATCCTTACATCCTTCAGCACTACGGCAAAATATGGGTTGATCTGCAAGCAGCCACATATTTAACTGAGCAAGCGGGAGAATTACTACAAGCAGCTTGGGAGCGAGAATGGTCACTGACCTCAGAACAGCGGGGAGAGTGTGCGCTTTTAGTTGCTGCTGCTAAAGTGGTCGCTACTAAAGCCGGCTTAGACATTACCAACCGTATATTTGAAGTTATGGGCGCACGTGCGACTAGTGCAAAATATGGCTTTGATCGCTATTGGCGCAATCTCCGCACGTTCACTCTCCACGATCCAGTCGATTACAAAATTCAAGATATCGGAAACTGGGCGTTAAATGATGAACTGCCAAAACCTAACTTTTATTCATAGTAGTCTGTCAAATTCATTTTCATTTTGACGATTGGGGAGACGCGATAAATCGCCGTCTCTACAAGGATTCTATCCATCAATTATTTATTGTCTTTTACCAATGGTCTGCGATCGCCTCTTTAAAACTAGCTAGGCAATATTAGCGAGTGGAACTACCTTAACTTAATACTACGACAATTCGATCAAGATATAGTATTATGTTTGCATTTATTTGTACTAGAAACAAAAAACCTTAAACTCTTATTCCTCCGTGTTGTCTGCGCCTCTGTGGTGCGATTTTCTATGACCTCTGCGTAATTCTTGAGGTCTGATGATGTGTTGGCTTAACTACTATCGCTTGTCAGGAGGCAGGTCTGTTGAACAGAAAACGAAATTCATCATTCATTGAAAAAGTCAAGCAAAAACTTGTTTCACCCATCGCTTGGTTAGCACTGGTTGCGTTTAGCATCTTGCTAGTCATTAGCACAACGATCGCTAGCAGTTTCGCCCAGAACCCTGCTCAGAAAGCAGGTGATACAAGTATACAAGCCTATGCTGGATTTAAAGGCAAAATCGGCAGAACCTTCGCAGAATCAACACCTTGGTGGACTCCACAGCCACCATCAGCCAAAAAATCTCTAGCTTCATCCCCTACCACCGCAGCGCCAAAAGAGGCCCCCAATATAGTTGTTTTCCTAATTGACGATCTGGGGTTTTCCGATTTAGGCCCCTACGGCTCAGAAATTAGTACACCGAATATTGATAAATTAGCAGCTAACGGACTGCGGTTTAGCAACTTTACCACCCATCAGCTTTGTTCTCCCACACGAGCCTCCTTACTGACAGGATTAAATGCCCACTCTGCGGGTGTCGGTTGGGTTGCCGAGGGACACCCTGGTTTTCCTGGTTATGCGGGTGAAATTCAGAGTAATGTTGTGACTCTGACAGAAATTTTACGTAGCAACGGCTATTCTACCCTGCTGACAGGTAAGTGGCATTTGACTCAGACTTACGATCGCACCGCCACAGCTTCCTTCAATTCCTGGCCGTTACAGCGGGGGTTTGAACATTTCTTTGGTTTCTTAGATGGATTGGAACATCCCCAGACACCCCATATTCTCTACGAAGACAATACACCGATTTCAGTCGATCGCTATCCTGAGAATTTCCTCACCACCGATTACTGGACAGAAAAAGCGATCGCATTACTCAAAGATGCAAAAACGAAGTCTCCAGACAAGCCATTTTTCTTGTATTTTGCTAACAATGCTGTTCATTCACCGTTTAATATTCATCCAGCAGACCTCGCCAAATATCAAGGCAAGTATGATGCTGGCTGGGACGTGCTACGCCAGGAACGCTACCAGAAGCAACTTACATCAAAGCTAATTCCTGCTGACACTCAACTACCACCCCAAAATCCAGGGGTTAAAGCTTGGGATACACTATCGGCTGAGGATAAAAAGCTATTTGCTCGTTATCAAGAGGCCTATGCAGCCTTCGTTGATAACTTAGATCAAAACTTTGGCAAACTCTATGATTATCTAGAGTCAATCAAGCAACTCGATAACACAATTATTATTGTTGCTTCTGATAATGGCGGTTCTGGAGAAGGCGGGGCAAATGGTACAACGAATGTAGCTCGTCATTACTCCGGTTTACCAGACGATAAAGCCCTAGATATCAGTCGGTTTGAGTTGATTGGTAGTCCTCAAACTGCG
This Nostoc sp. C052 DNA region includes the following protein-coding sequences:
- a CDS encoding arylsulfatase — protein: MNRKRNSSFIEKVKQKLVSPIAWLALVAFSILLVISTTIASSFAQNPAQKAGDTSIQAYAGFKGKIGRTFAESTPWWTPQPPSAKKSLASSPTTAAPKEAPNIVVFLIDDLGFSDLGPYGSEISTPNIDKLAANGLRFSNFTTHQLCSPTRASLLTGLNAHSAGVGWVAEGHPGFPGYAGEIQSNVVTLTEILRSNGYSTLLTGKWHLTQTYDRTATASFNSWPLQRGFEHFFGFLDGLEHPQTPHILYEDNTPISVDRYPENFLTTDYWTEKAIALLKDAKTKSPDKPFFLYFANNAVHSPFNIHPADLAKYQGKYDAGWDVLRQERYQKQLTSKLIPADTQLPPQNPGVKAWDTLSAEDKKLFARYQEAYAAFVDNLDQNFGKLYDYLESIKQLDNTIIIVASDNGGSGEGGANGTTNVARHYSGLPDDKALDISRFELIGSPQTAPHYPIGWATVSNTPLKRYKFFTLGGGRRNPLIVSYPAKIKDQGATRTQFTHITDITPTILELTGIKHPDKFNGKPTKPLEGISFAYLLNDANAPEQRTEQYYENSGNRGYYKDGWYAVTEHQTGKPFSDSEWQLYNLNKDYSESNNLAKEYPEKVQELAAAFDAAAFKYQVYPLLESPQHGGVPPYIKEKVKPKTFHAGDSVLEPDILPLVSDRDFTIQVQAQYKVGDRGVILAHGGQEAGYIFYIDNGKLFYEHNNYGQSIKFPPVSLQPGKLNIDLNYDALGKRQGSGTLSVNGKQVAAGKLGLTFGGFPYEGLDIGKDARSPVSWDLYKKYGVFKYTGAIEQVKYVPGSPAPDAKGE